The Trichomycterus rosablanca isolate fTriRos1 chromosome 15, fTriRos1.hap1, whole genome shotgun sequence genome contains a region encoding:
- the LOC134329530 gene encoding interferon-induced protein 44-like yields the protein MGEGAGKSSFINSAHSVFEHRVIVKAETAFGSSRLAPIPRYGPQERPLILSSRNALVVSVSLARGFSGSIGYKAYKIKNGQGGTLPFIFNDIMGLEDDQSSSGVQTDDIIKAVMGHMKDNYVCNPNRTLEDGDPNYIRNPRVNDKIHCVLSILPATTINLTDDSIIRKIKAVGSKASMIGIPHVVLLTKIDECWPLVQQNLKKVYYSKKIKQKINECSDILGVAKTCIFPIKNYHEETETDNDIDALILSAFNQIVFFANDYVEDLTSGEKTAIV from the exons ATGGGGGAAG GAGCCGGAAAATCCAGTTTCATCAACTCGGCTCACAGCGTTTTTGAACACAGAGTGATAGTGAAAGCAGAGACGGCATTCGGGTCCA GTCGGCTGGCTCCTATCCCTAGATACGGGCCTCAGGAGCGTCCACTGATCCTGTCCTCCCGAAACGCGCTTGTCGTTTCGG tttccCTCGCCCGCGGATTCAGCGGCTCAATCGGG TACAAGGCCTACAAAATTAAAAATGGACAAGGAGGCACGTTGCCGTTCATCTTCAATGACATCATGGGGCTAGAAGATGATCAATCATCATCAGGAGTTCAGACTGATGACATTATTAAGGCAGTGATGGGACACATGAAGGACAACTATGTG TGTAATCCTAATCGTACACTGGAAGATGGAGATCCAAACTACATCAGGAACCCCAGGGTGAATGATAAAATTCACTGTGTGCTGAGTATCCTGCCAGCAACCACCATCAATCTAACAGATGATTCCATTATCAGAAAAATCAAAGCTGTTGGGAGTAAAGCCAGTATGATTG GCATCCCTCACGTTGTTCTCCTGACAAAGATCGACGAGTGCTGGCCACTGGTTCAGCAAAATCTGAAGAAGGTCTactacagcaaaaaaatcaaGCAAAAG ATAAACGAATGCAGTGACATACTGGGAGTCGCCAAAACCTGCATCTTTCCGATAAAAAACTACCACGAGGAGACTGAGACCGATAACGACATAGACGCCCTGATTCTGTCAGCTTTCAACCAGATTGTCTTCTTTGCTAATGATTATGTAGAAGACCTGACAAGTGGTGAAAAGACAGCAATAGTTTAG